A DNA window from Mariprofundus aestuarium contains the following coding sequences:
- a CDS encoding NADH-quinone oxidoreductase subunit J: MLETAFFYMFGGLAVLSGMGVVLARNTMHSVMFLIFCFFNASGLFFLLDAEFLGIILILIYVGAVMVLFMFVIMMLEVNVAKLREGFLQYLPLGGMIAAILMIEFIAAASSGVFAEGAMATAAHIGQEVNNTKEIGKVLYTKYLLGFEIAAIILLVALIGAVVLTIRERKDAKYQNMSAQVKVRREDRVRKVSM, from the coding sequence ATGCTCGAAACCGCGTTTTTTTACATGTTCGGAGGCCTCGCTGTACTCTCCGGCATGGGTGTGGTGCTGGCGCGCAATACCATGCACTCGGTGATGTTTCTTATTTTCTGTTTCTTCAATGCATCAGGCCTGTTCTTCCTGCTTGATGCGGAGTTCCTCGGTATCATCCTGATTCTGATCTATGTCGGTGCTGTCATGGTGCTGTTCATGTTTGTGATCATGATGCTGGAAGTGAATGTGGCGAAACTGCGTGAAGGGTTTCTACAGTATCTGCCGCTGGGCGGCATGATTGCCGCGATTCTGATGATTGAGTTTATTGCTGCAGCCAGCTCTGGTGTGTTTGCCGAGGGTGCGATGGCGACTGCCGCGCATATTGGCCAAGAAGTGAACAACACCAAGGAGATAGGCAAGGTGCTCTATACCAAGTATCTGCTCGGCTTCGAGATTGCTGCAATTATCCTGCTGGTTGCACTGATTGGTGCGGTTGTGCTGACCATTCGTGAGCGAAAGGATGCCAAATACCAGAATATGTCTGCGCAGGTGAAAGTGCGCAGGGAAGATCGTGTTCGCAAGGTGAGTATGTGA
- the nuoK gene encoding NADH-quinone oxidoreductase subunit NuoK has protein sequence MVGLSQYLIVGAALFSLGIIGLFLNRKNVITILMCIELMLLAVNINFVAFSHYLNDLSGQIFVFFVLTVAACEVAVGLAILVSFYRLRRSIDIEDINTLQG, from the coding sequence ATGGTTGGACTCTCTCAATATCTAATCGTCGGTGCAGCCCTGTTTTCGCTGGGGATCATCGGCCTGTTTTTGAATCGTAAAAACGTGATAACAATTTTGATGTGCATCGAGCTGATGTTGTTGGCTGTGAATATCAACTTTGTCGCATTTTCACACTATTTGAATGACCTGTCCGGTCAGATATTTGTCTTTTTCGTATTGACGGTAGCCGCATGTGAAGTTGCGGTGGGCCTTGCGATTCTTGTTTCATTCTATCGACTGCGTCGATCGATCGATATCGAAGATATCAATACGTTGCAGGGATAA
- the nuoI gene encoding NADH-quinone oxidoreductase subunit NuoI, producing MLKRAFKTWFLWELLIGLSVTGRYLFKKKITIQYPEERTPLSPRFRGLHALRRYESGEERCIACKLCEVVCPATAIWIESEEREDGSRRTTRYDIDFSKCIYCGFCQEACPVDAIVETQEFEYSCETRDGLYYNKEMLLANGDRNEKQIAANLAADARYS from the coding sequence ATGCTGAAACGAGCGTTTAAAACCTGGTTTCTGTGGGAGCTGCTGATTGGTTTGTCAGTGACTGGCCGCTACCTGTTCAAGAAGAAGATCACGATTCAGTATCCTGAAGAGAGGACGCCGCTTTCACCGCGTTTCCGTGGTCTGCATGCGTTGCGTCGATACGAGTCAGGTGAAGAGCGTTGCATCGCATGTAAGCTTTGCGAAGTGGTCTGCCCTGCAACGGCAATTTGGATTGAGTCAGAAGAGCGAGAGGACGGTTCGCGCCGCACCACCCGCTATGACATTGATTTTTCCAAGTGCATTTACTGTGGCTTCTGCCAGGAGGCATGCCCGGTTGATGCCATCGTTGAGACGCAGGAGTTTGAGTATTCATGCGAAACGCGTGATGGCCTCTACTACAACAAAGAGATGCTACTGGCCAACGGTGACCGTAATGAGAAACAGATCGCAGCGAACCTCGCTGCTGATGCGCGCTACAGTTAA
- the nuoL gene encoding NADH-quinone oxidoreductase subunit L: MTELLAIPALPLIGALVVGLFGWAMKERVAHTITSACVILAALLSIHVFTQVLAGASFHGNLWTWMIAGDFVVPVGLLIDRLTTIMMITVTIVSACVHIYTIGYMHGDPGYPRFFAYISAFTFSMLVLVMGNNFFTLFFGWEAVGLFSYLLIGFWFKRESANYASMKAFIVNRIGDFGFAVGILAVWYFYGSVEYKTVFAMTPDFVAQNITLGFMGWEIAAITFICLALFVGAMGKSGQVPLHVWLPDSMEGPTPISALIHAATMVTAGVFMVARLSPMFEFSETALVVVTLVGAITAWMCATIGLVQNDIKRVIAYSTCSQLGYMFVGLGVSAYSASIFHLMTHAYFKALLFLAAGSVIHAVMAEQDIRKMGQLRKYMPVTYITMFLAALALAGVPPFAGFFSKDLIIEATMIREFTEYGWVGSFATFAVLTGVFMTAFYTFRMFFLTFHNSDRVDSHTKSHLHESPKVITIPLMILAVGAVGSGLWGVSVLDIANPEVINGYFGDAIFVLDAHNPLMALAAEGGAHGALGMMLHAPFTLPFWLALGGIGLAYFMYFKETKMPAKIAAASGPVYTFLLNKWYWDELYEKIFITPARALGTFLWQKGDLDMIDKGAIHKGIIDNIIAGAARMRAMQTGFVYHYAFAMVTGVFGFLTYLLLKA, translated from the coding sequence ATGACCGAACTGCTCGCCATTCCCGCGCTGCCGTTGATTGGCGCGTTGGTTGTCGGCCTGTTCGGCTGGGCCATGAAAGAGAGAGTCGCCCACACGATCACCTCCGCTTGTGTGATTCTCGCTGCACTGCTGTCGATTCATGTGTTTACACAGGTGCTGGCAGGGGCTTCATTTCACGGCAACCTCTGGACCTGGATGATTGCTGGTGATTTCGTTGTGCCGGTGGGGCTGCTGATTGACCGACTGACCACCATCATGATGATCACGGTGACTATCGTTTCAGCCTGTGTGCATATCTATACCATTGGATATATGCATGGTGATCCGGGTTATCCGCGTTTCTTTGCATACATCTCAGCATTTACCTTCTCGATGCTGGTGCTGGTGATGGGTAACAATTTCTTCACCCTCTTCTTCGGTTGGGAGGCTGTAGGTCTCTTCTCCTACCTGCTGATCGGCTTCTGGTTCAAGCGTGAGAGTGCCAATTATGCTTCGATGAAGGCATTTATTGTGAACCGTATCGGCGATTTTGGTTTTGCAGTAGGTATCCTGGCGGTTTGGTACTTCTACGGTTCGGTTGAATACAAGACAGTTTTTGCCATGACACCTGATTTCGTGGCACAGAATATCACCCTCGGTTTCATGGGCTGGGAAATTGCGGCAATCACCTTTATCTGTCTGGCACTGTTTGTCGGTGCGATGGGTAAATCCGGTCAGGTTCCGCTGCATGTATGGCTGCCTGACTCCATGGAAGGCCCAACTCCGATCTCCGCACTGATCCATGCTGCAACGATGGTAACAGCGGGTGTGTTCATGGTGGCGCGTCTCTCGCCGATGTTTGAGTTCTCAGAAACTGCGCTGGTTGTAGTGACACTGGTCGGTGCGATAACCGCCTGGATGTGCGCCACCATCGGTCTGGTGCAGAACGATATTAAACGCGTTATTGCATACTCCACCTGTTCACAGCTTGGTTACATGTTTGTCGGCCTGGGTGTCTCTGCCTACTCGGCCAGTATCTTCCACCTGATGACACACGCTTACTTTAAGGCGCTCCTATTCTTGGCAGCCGGCTCTGTTATTCATGCTGTGATGGCTGAGCAGGATATTCGCAAGATGGGGCAGCTGCGCAAGTATATGCCGGTTACCTACATCACCATGTTCCTCGCTGCACTTGCACTGGCTGGTGTGCCGCCATTTGCAGGTTTCTTCTCCAAGGACCTGATCATTGAAGCGACGATGATACGCGAATTCACCGAATATGGGTGGGTTGGCAGCTTCGCAACCTTTGCGGTGCTGACAGGCGTATTTATGACCGCCTTCTACACCTTCCGTATGTTCTTCCTCACCTTCCATAACTCGGATCGTGTTGATTCACATACCAAGTCACATCTGCACGAGTCACCTAAGGTGATCACCATTCCACTGATGATTCTTGCCGTTGGCGCAGTTGGATCCGGTCTCTGGGGTGTGTCAGTTCTGGACATTGCCAATCCTGAAGTCATCAATGGTTACTTCGGTGACGCCATCTTTGTACTTGATGCGCATAATCCGCTGATGGCCTTGGCTGCAGAGGGAGGCGCTCACGGTGCTTTGGGTATGATGCTGCATGCACCATTCACTCTTCCATTCTGGCTGGCACTGGGCGGAATCGGACTTGCCTACTTCATGTATTTCAAAGAGACCAAGATGCCAGCGAAGATTGCTGCAGCATCCGGCCCTGTTTACACCTTCCTGCTTAACAAATGGTACTGGGACGAGCTCTACGAGAAGATTTTTATTACTCCGGCTCGTGCGCTCGGTACCTTCCTGTGGCAGAAGGGTGACCTTGACATGATCGACAAGGGTGCGATCCACAAGGGTATTATTGATAATATCATAGCCGGTGCTGCGCGTATGCGTGCGATGCAAACCGGTTTTGTATACCACTATGCATTTGCGATGGTGACGGGTGTCTTCGGATTCCTTACCTATCTACTGCTGAAGGCTTAA